One genomic window of Sodaliphilus pleomorphus includes the following:
- a CDS encoding choice-of-anchor J domain-containing protein — MKRTLSFVMLLALPLIVMAAISWHTQSGGTTGASYLLPLNVDGSPTAKATQSRGPNKTVMRDNYLFEDFETVDDSTGLPQGWVTVSTPGKPSDKWAAGRLNVNAVSGYNCAYVLGGDFETDHDTWLFSPMVHITDSNLVVDAQLYMPHISDGTYVSKISVVLCSSQSKNDVVLTLEKDLQEDIDYWHTLYYELGNIAPGDYCLGFHCSSPSRANTMCLDNVRISDGKDPRVSYDSSVDFGKVDPLLAATQKIEVLNSGTSTLKIWYKESSPEITCTGLPLELGQWESGGIEIKLKGISEGAYEGFLKLGTNDVTQPEVTIPIHAEGVKYPVSDVIIEGFENGKPSGWD; from the coding sequence ATGAAAAGAACTCTTTCTTTTGTTATGCTTTTGGCATTGCCCCTCATTGTTATGGCGGCAATCTCATGGCATACACAAAGCGGTGGTACGACAGGGGCGTCTTATCTGCTGCCGTTAAATGTCGACGGGTCTCCGACGGCAAAAGCTACACAAAGTCGCGGCCCGAATAAAACAGTGATGCGCGACAACTATCTATTTGAAGATTTCGAGACAGTTGACGACTCAACAGGCCTTCCTCAAGGATGGGTTACCGTGTCTACTCCCGGAAAACCGTCTGACAAATGGGCTGCAGGACGCCTGAATGTGAATGCCGTATCAGGTTATAATTGCGCATATGTACTTGGTGGCGATTTTGAGACTGACCACGATACCTGGTTGTTCTCTCCGATGGTGCACATCACTGATTCAAATCTTGTGGTAGACGCACAACTTTACATGCCACATATTTCTGATGGCACATACGTGTCGAAGATAAGCGTGGTGTTGTGTTCGTCTCAATCCAAAAACGATGTTGTCCTTACTTTGGAAAAGGATCTGCAGGAGGATATAGATTACTGGCATACACTGTATTATGAGCTTGGAAATATAGCTCCAGGTGATTATTGCTTGGGATTCCACTGCTCCTCTCCAAGTCGAGCTAACACCATGTGCCTGGACAATGTACGCATCTCTGATGGTAAGGACCCCAGAGTTTCTTATGATTCATCAGTAGATTTTGGAAAAGTAGATCCATTGTTGGCAGCAACCCAAAAGATTGAAGTCCTCAATTCTGGAACAAGTACACTGAAAATTTGGTATAAAGAGTCCAGTCCTGAAATCACTTGTACTGGGCTTCCCTTAGAGCTTGGCCAATGGGAATCAGGTGGTATCGAGATAAAACTCAAGGGTATATCCGAAGGTGCTTATGAAGGATTCCTCAAGCTGGGGACCAACGATGTGACACAGCCTGAGGTTACCATACCGATTCACGCCGAAGGTGTCAAATATCCTGTATCAGATGTGATTATAGAAGGCTTTGAAAATGGGAAACCATCAGGATGGGATTAG
- a CDS encoding helix-turn-helix domain-containing protein, with protein sequence MTKFFETYCLSDVYKNIINNLRVSCVNKVKRILPIFLITFFFIQVVSCGRTNKRSQSLYNLHEQCYWLIYHNDYDSLKQKAELFLDLSRAENDKNAESYAYICLAACELTGGKASKAKEYLNKAQNIAINNSNDTIWAYALNLKGIYEARVNYNIFSSQQCFYKSKQLAEKAANYRQVAAASINLGALATLTRDTSFIKTVKYAYEYGRQTHNMHYMMGGAQTLSSLYQIAGNPVEAERYLDIAISINDKYNFHHDGVLALTQSYISLDRGEHLKALNEAKEGIERLGPSQATMLPQAWLCMARIYMAMGDYRSALESLKHTKDVSRQYSSYGYMSDVYELMAQCYYHTNSPNEALEAIHMVSLEQQSSRETMRKQLSAEHALLQEMAQKENVSEMRRLRLSHQIWMSAALGMLALCLFSVIIYMVVSRRRREKLMRSVVASTRQTVAAEDKIDSLCLGISSGTDVSGDGNQHATSSDKKTHNKDIYDRLCRMMIVDRLYADKTLTRESVIERLGTNRTYFTQLLQENCGMNYSQFIASYRVKEAIRLLSDSSRQNLSVQEVCSMCGFGSTSSFYKTFQASTGVTPVAFRKFSLKQSVDR encoded by the coding sequence ATGACAAAATTCTTTGAAACATATTGTTTGTCAGATGTTTATAAAAACATCATCAACAATTTACGCGTCAGTTGCGTAAATAAGGTGAAAAGAATACTGCCCATTTTTTTAATTACTTTTTTCTTCATTCAGGTAGTTTCCTGCGGCAGAACTAATAAGCGATCCCAGTCATTATACAATCTTCATGAACAGTGCTATTGGCTAATCTATCACAATGATTATGATTCGTTAAAGCAAAAGGCAGAACTTTTTTTGGATCTTTCTCGCGCTGAGAATGACAAGAATGCTGAGTCTTATGCTTATATTTGCCTTGCTGCCTGTGAGCTTACTGGAGGAAAAGCCAGTAAAGCAAAGGAATATTTGAATAAAGCGCAGAATATTGCAATCAATAACAGCAATGACACTATATGGGCTTATGCCCTAAATTTAAAAGGCATCTATGAGGCAAGAGTCAATTACAATATATTCTCTTCTCAGCAATGTTTTTATAAAAGCAAGCAACTGGCCGAAAAGGCGGCCAATTACCGCCAGGTAGCAGCAGCATCTATTAATCTTGGAGCATTGGCAACACTGACAAGAGATACCTCCTTCATAAAGACAGTCAAGTACGCTTACGAATACGGCCGTCAGACACATAACATGCACTATATGATGGGTGGGGCACAAACCCTGTCATCGCTTTACCAAATTGCAGGAAATCCCGTAGAGGCAGAACGATACCTTGACATAGCTATCTCAATCAACGACAAGTACAACTTTCACCATGATGGAGTGCTCGCATTGACACAGAGTTATATATCGCTCGACCGTGGCGAGCATCTGAAAGCATTGAACGAGGCTAAAGAAGGAATTGAACGTCTTGGGCCGTCACAGGCTACAATGCTTCCTCAGGCCTGGCTTTGCATGGCAAGAATATACATGGCAATGGGCGACTATAGATCGGCTCTTGAGTCGTTAAAACACACGAAGGATGTATCCCGCCAATACAGTTCCTATGGCTATATGTCGGATGTCTACGAACTAATGGCTCAATGTTATTATCACACTAATTCTCCGAATGAGGCTCTTGAGGCAATCCATATGGTCAGTCTCGAGCAACAGTCGTCACGTGAAACAATGCGTAAACAGCTTTCGGCCGAACACGCCTTGCTTCAAGAAATGGCCCAAAAAGAGAATGTTTCAGAGATGAGGCGATTGCGTCTAAGCCATCAAATCTGGATGAGTGCAGCCTTGGGAATGCTGGCATTATGTCTTTTCTCAGTTATAATTTATATGGTGGTATCTCGACGGCGGCGCGAGAAACTAATGAGAAGTGTTGTAGCCTCAACCCGCCAGACAGTGGCTGCCGAGGATAAAATAGACAGTTTATGTCTTGGTATCAGTTCAGGTACCGATGTATCAGGTGATGGGAATCAGCATGCGACCTCATCAGACAAGAAGACTCACAACAAAGATATCTACGATCGTCTATGCCGAATGATGATTGTCGACAGGCTTTATGCTGACAAAACCCTTACACGTGAAAGTGTCATTGAGCGTCTGGGAACGAATCGCACATATTTCACTCAACTGCTTCAAGAAAATTGTGGCATGAACTACTCTCAATTCATAGCCTCTTATAGAGTAAAAGAAGCCATACGCCTTCTCAGCGACTCCTCTCGCCAGAACCTGTCGGTTCAGGAGGTGTGCTCAATGTGCGGTTTCGGTTCCACCTCTTCATTCTACAAGACATTTCAGGCTTCCACTGGTGTCACGCCAGTGGCTTTTCGCAAGTTCTCACTAAAGCAAAGTGTTGATCGTTAG
- a CDS encoding glucose-6-phosphate isomerase, which translates to MSKIQVNNTAALGQVIDQEQVAALRPAAEAAALKLEQGTGLGNDFLGWLHLPSSITPDFLNDIEATAQSLRSKCQYVVTIGIGGSYLGAKAVIEALADNFAAYKPATTHVLFAGNNIGEDYLYDLIDLLKGKQFGIIVISKSGTTTEPSIAFRLLKDMLEQQVGKAEAATRIVAVTDARRGALRGLATQEGYKTYVIPDNVGGRFSVLTPVGLLPIAVAGYDIKALVEGAVEMEKAGGDDIFTYATTRNALYRAGRKIELLVNFNPKLHYFAEWWKQLYGESEGKDHKGIFPAACDFTTDLHSMGQWIQDGERTIYETVISVGEPAHSVVIPDDKANLDGLNFIAGKHVDYVNKMAELGTRLAHVDGGVPNLLITVPALKEKYLGQLIYFFEKACGVSGYILDVNPFNQPGVEAYKKNMFALLDKPGYEAESKAIKAKLGK; encoded by the coding sequence ATGTCAAAAATTCAAGTAAACAACACAGCTGCACTGGGCCAGGTCATCGACCAGGAGCAAGTGGCAGCGTTGCGCCCTGCCGCCGAGGCAGCCGCCCTGAAGCTGGAACAAGGCACAGGCCTGGGCAACGACTTCCTGGGCTGGCTGCACCTGCCCAGCAGCATTACCCCCGATTTTCTGAACGACATTGAGGCCACCGCCCAGTCGCTGCGCAGCAAGTGCCAGTATGTGGTGACCATAGGCATAGGCGGCAGCTATCTTGGCGCCAAGGCCGTGATCGAGGCGCTGGCCGACAACTTTGCGGCCTACAAGCCTGCCACCACCCATGTGCTCTTTGCCGGCAACAACATAGGCGAGGACTACCTCTACGACCTCATCGACCTGCTCAAGGGCAAGCAATTTGGCATCATCGTGATTTCAAAGTCGGGCACCACCACCGAGCCCTCGATAGCCTTCCGCCTGCTCAAGGACATGCTTGAGCAGCAAGTGGGCAAGGCCGAGGCAGCCACCCGCATCGTGGCTGTGACCGACGCCCGCCGGGGCGCGCTGCGCGGCCTGGCCACCCAAGAGGGCTACAAGACCTATGTGATACCCGACAACGTGGGCGGCCGCTTCTCGGTGCTCACGCCCGTGGGCCTGCTGCCTATCGCCGTGGCCGGCTACGACATCAAGGCCCTGGTCGAGGGCGCTGTCGAGATGGAGAAAGCCGGCGGCGACGACATTTTCACCTATGCCACCACGCGCAACGCCCTGTATCGCGCTGGCCGCAAGATTGAGCTGCTGGTCAACTTCAACCCCAAGCTGCACTACTTTGCCGAGTGGTGGAAGCAGCTCTACGGCGAGAGCGAGGGCAAGGACCACAAGGGCATTTTCCCCGCCGCCTGCGACTTCACGACCGATCTTCACTCGATGGGCCAGTGGATACAAGACGGTGAGCGCACCATCTACGAGACCGTGATAAGCGTGGGCGAGCCTGCCCACTCGGTCGTGATACCCGACGACAAGGCCAATCTCGACGGTCTCAACTTCATCGCCGGCAAGCACGTTGACTATGTGAACAAGATGGCCGAGCTGGGCACCCGCCTGGCTCATGTGGACGGTGGCGTGCCCAACCTGCTCATCACCGTGCCGGCCCTCAAGGAGAAGTACCTGGGCCAGCTCATCTACTTCTTTGAGAAGGCTTGCGGCGTGAGCGGCTACATCCTCGATGTGAACCCGTTCAACCAGCCAGGTGTCGAGGCCTACAAGAAAAACATGTTTGCCCTGCTCGACAAGCCTGGCTACGAGGCCGAGAGCAAGGCCATCAAGGCCAAGCTGGGCAAGTAG
- a CDS encoding N-acetyltransferase, whose amino-acid sequence MAVEIRLIEPTKRNLLKFVHYPIDVLYKGNPYYVPSLVTDEVGTLTPSENPAFEFCQSVYYMAYRDGKPVGRIAGIINRVVNEREGKQECRFGFVDFIDDDEVVDGLIGAVTRWGKEQGMEYLTGPLGFTDMDPEGCLIEGFDELSTQATIYNYPYYGRQLERVGFKKDTDWVEYKVFVPDTIPEKMVRISKIVQEKYGLRNLHLKSRKQLVRNYADAVFHLINKAYDSLFGYSPLTEAQIQHYIKLYLPALPLDHISLIVDASDRLVGVGISIPSLSHALQASRGRYLPLGWLHLLRAITGHSPIVDLMLIAVEPELQSKGVNSMLFTDLLPVFQRRHYKWAETNVELEDNANVQKQWQYFDYVQHKRRRAYTKAL is encoded by the coding sequence ATGGCTGTAGAAATTAGGCTCATAGAGCCCACCAAGCGCAACTTGCTCAAGTTTGTGCATTATCCCATCGATGTGCTGTATAAAGGCAATCCCTACTATGTGCCCTCGCTTGTCACCGACGAGGTGGGCACGCTCACACCCAGCGAGAACCCGGCATTTGAGTTCTGCCAGAGTGTGTACTACATGGCCTACCGCGACGGCAAGCCCGTGGGGCGCATTGCCGGCATCATCAACCGGGTGGTGAACGAGCGCGAGGGCAAGCAAGAGTGCCGCTTCGGCTTTGTCGACTTTATCGACGACGACGAGGTGGTCGACGGTCTCATCGGGGCAGTGACCCGCTGGGGCAAGGAGCAGGGCATGGAATACCTCACCGGCCCGCTGGGTTTCACCGACATGGACCCCGAGGGCTGCCTCATCGAGGGCTTCGATGAGCTGAGCACGCAGGCCACGATCTACAACTACCCCTACTATGGCAGGCAGCTGGAGCGCGTGGGCTTTAAGAAAGACACCGACTGGGTAGAATACAAGGTCTTTGTGCCCGACACCATCCCCGAGAAGATGGTGCGCATCTCCAAGATAGTGCAAGAGAAATACGGCCTGCGCAACCTGCACCTCAAGAGCCGCAAGCAGCTGGTGCGCAACTATGCCGACGCCGTGTTTCATCTCATCAACAAGGCCTACGACAGCCTCTTCGGCTACTCGCCGCTCACCGAGGCGCAAATCCAGCACTACATCAAGCTCTACCTGCCGGCCCTGCCTCTCGACCACATCTCGCTCATCGTCGACGCCAGCGACCGGCTGGTGGGCGTGGGCATCTCCATTCCCTCGCTCAGCCACGCCTTGCAGGCCAGTCGCGGGCGCTACCTGCCCCTGGGCTGGCTGCACCTGCTGCGCGCCATCACGGGCCACTCGCCCATTGTCGACCTCATGCTTATCGCCGTCGAGCCCGAGCTGCAAAGCAAGGGCGTGAACTCGATGCTCTTCACCGACTTGCTGCCCGTGTTCCAGCGCCGCCACTACAAGTGGGCCGAGACCAACGTGGAGCTCGAAGACAACGCCAACGTGCAGAAGCAGTGGCAATACTTCGACTACGTGCAGCACAAGCGCCGCCGCGCCTATACCAAGGCCCTGTAG